The Horticoccus luteus DNA window GCGTGCGTGTGCCGGCGGTTTCCACGATGCGTCCGCCGTACATGACCTGAACGCGATCGCAAAGACCGGAGACAACGCCGAGGTCGTGAGTGATGAAGATCACCGCCATGCCAAGGTCGCGCTGGCGTTGCTTGATGAGTTCGAGAATTTCCGCCTGCACGGTCACGTCGAGGGCGGTCGTCGGTTCATCGGCGATGAGCAGCTCCGGACGCGTGATCAATGCCATGGCGATCATCACGCGCTGACGCATGCCGCCGGAAAACTCGTGCGGGTAATGGCGGATGCGGCGCACGGCGTCGTTGATGCCGACGGCTTCGAGCGCAGCGATGCCGCGTTTCAGCGCCTCGCGCGGAGAGGTTTTCTCGTGGATCAAGAGCGGCTCGATGAGTTGATCCGCCACGCGCAGGTAGGGATTGAGCGACGTCATCGGATCCTGGAAGATCATCGCGATGCGTTTGCCACGGATGGAACGCGAGACGCGGGGCGGGCAGCGCAAGAGATCGATGCCGTCGAAGATCGCCGAGCCGCTCTCAATGCGGCCGGGCGGCTGCGGAATCAGGCCCATCAACGAATAGCAAGTGACGGATTTGCCCGAGCCGGATTCGCCCACGAGGCCGAGAGTCTCGCCGCGTTCGATGTCAAAGCTCACACCGTCGACCGCACGATAGACGCCCGAGCGCGTATGGAAATACGTGCGGAGGTCATTGACGGCGAGCAGCGGCATCGGAGCGCCAAGGTGGCGAGCGCGCCGCCGGACGGGCAACGTTTTATTGAATCACCGCAATGCGCGCGAGAGCTCGCCCAACAGGACGAGCCGGCGGCGAGCGGCTGAGACTGGGCGTGGGTGCGGACGTCACCAGCCCGCCGAGCGTGTGGTCCGCGCTCCGAACGACGTGGAGACGGGCGGGCCGGATCAGGCGGCGGCGTGTTTCCGACCGGCGATGCGGCGGCGCGAGAGGACGATCAACAGCAGGCCGGCGCCCATCGCTCCATAGGTGCTGGGTTCGGGCACCGGGGTGAGTTGCGGAGAGCAAAAGCCGCCATCGATCGCGCTGGCATCGATGCGATTGTTGTCGAGGGTGACAGCGCCATTGAGCGCGAGGGCGCGGCCAAAATCGATGGAGGCGCCGGTGTTCAGGGTGATGCTCGCCAGCGCAAGAATGTTGCCCGCGAATGCACTGCCGGTGCCGAGCGTGGCGGAGCTGCCGACCTGCCAGAAAAGCCCATTATCGGGGCCGCAGGCGTCACCGATATTGACGATATTCACCGCCGAATTGCTTGCGCTGATCAAGGTGCTACCAATCTGGAAAACAAAGCGGGCGTTGGCATCGCCCTGAGCGTCAAGCGTGAGAGTGCCGGTCAGTTGAGCGGATGAACTGAAACGATAAACGCCAGGCGTGAGCGTCAGACCACCAAGATCCAGGCCCGTCAGGTCGGAGGTGAAACTGAGGCCGGCGAGCGTCGTATAGGCGGACGCGGCATCAGCGTGGGCTTGCGCAGAAGCGAAGTTGCCGAGGTTGGACGCGCCGGAATAGAGCCCGGGCCCGCCATCGAGGGCGGAGAATCCGGTGACGGCGGTGCCGGGAGAGACGCCGAGGTCACCGGTGATCATGGTATTGCCGGTATTGGTGACGGCCGAGCCGCCGAGAACGCCGTAGCTGCCGGCGGCGCCGATGAGTTGCGCCTGAGACGAAGGCGCCAGAGCTAAAAACACCAGCGATGCAGCCAGAGTGCAGATTTCGCGGAACGGAGGTTGGTTCTTCATGATACTTTTCCTTTTCTAATGGGCCTTGATCCGATCGGCGTCGGCTGGAAGCCACGCTCGGGAAACGGGAGCCCAAGCGACCGCGAGATACGGTGCGTGCAATCGGGCTGGGGAGCCCCATGAAAATACTTTACTCGCTAACCGGATCGCGGGCTAGTGGGCTTACGCTGGTTGGGCTATGAAGCAATCGACTCTTCGAGCGGGGAGAATGGCTGATGCAGAAAACGTTGAAGCGTTGGCGAGACGGCGGCGGAGACCGTTCCCGGGACACGGCTCGTGTGTTTCGGTTTGGCTCAAGCGAGTTGGGCGCGGACCGCGGTCGCGACGGTGGTGGGAAGAAGTTCCGCCAAAGGCGCGCCGCCCGTGGACGGACAATTCGCGGGCTGCAAAATTTGAACCGGGGCGGCGAACACTGGGCCCGTGCGCACGGGGTTGGTGGGACCGAACAGGGCGATCAGCGGCACGCCGAGCGCGTTGGCGAGGTGCATGCCGCCCGTGTCGTTGGTGACGAGCAGTTCGCATTCGGACAGCCCGGCGCAGTATTCGGCGAGAGTTGTGCGGCCGGCGAGATCGGTGACGCGTGACTCGAAACCAGCGGCGATTTGCTGGGTGATCGGCCGGTCATTGGCCGTGCCGAAAAGCAGCACGGGGCGGTCGGGCGGGAGGGCTTCGAGCAGATCGCGCCAGTAAGTGACGGGCCAGCGTTTTTCGGGATTGTTTTCGGAGCCGGCGATGAAACCGATCGGACGCGATCCGGGGGGCGGTGGAGCGCTCGTGCGGATCGGCGTTGTATTGGGTTCGCCCACCAAACCGAAGGCGCGAAGAAAGTGCGTCCACAACTCGAGTTGGTGATGCTGGCGTTCATCGAATCCGGGCGGCACGCGAAAGGCGTGCGAAAGGAGAGGCCGGCGCTTGCCTGGCCGCACGAGACCGAAGCGCTGGCGGCAGCCCGTAAGACGGGCTTCCAGATCACCGCGAAAGGAGTTTGTGAAAAGGAGGTAGCAGTCCGGAAATTCGCGGCGCGCACGCCAGAAATGAGCGAAGTAGCCACGGCCGCGCGGGGGCAGCGGGCGGATGTGGTCGGCGACGGCGAAGTCGCGCAGAAGGTCCGCAAACGCGGGCTTGGCCACGAGGGTTATTTCGGCGTCGGGACGGGAATGGCGGATGGCGCGCAGGAGCGGCAGTGCCATCACGACGTCACCGAGCCAGTTGGGGAGGCGAATCCAGAGGCGGGTTTTGCGCGGCAGTTGCATCCAGTTGCGCAGGCGAAGATCGGTCGCGAGGAAATCGCGTTTGGCTTCGAGTCGCAGGCGGCGCGCGGGCATGTCCTGATTGCGCCAGCGATCGTGCAACCAAAGCCAGGAGGCGCAGGCGTTGTCGTCGGCTTGCAGGAAGTTTTCGAGCCAACGGTTGAGGTTGATGACGGGCTCTTCGATGCCGGTGCCGGCGTCTAGGCGGTGCGCATCGATTTCGTAGGACCAGAAGCCGTGGCGGCGGGGAAACACGCAGACGATCTCGGCGTGGTATTTCTCCACCAGCAGACCTGGTAGTTCGGAGCTGGAGCAAATGCGCCCGAAGAGCGTCGCGAGTGCGCCCTGCAAGCCCGCATTTTGGTCGAACAGCAACGCCACGAGGCCGCCACGGCGCAGCACCTGCAGCGCCTCGGAGAATCCGCGTTTGCGGGAAAGCATTTTTACGCCGAATCGCTCGCGAGTCAGGCGCACCCAGGCGTCGAGGACGGGATTGTCGAGGGGACGAAAGATCGTGTTGAAAACGGGAGAGTCGGCACCGAGGAGCAGTGGGAGCGCGGTCTGCATTTCCCAGCCGGTGAAGTGCAACGTGGCGATCAGCGTGGGCGTGGAGGTTTGCACCTGCCGCCGGGAGAGGGCGCGCATCGTGGGTGAGACCGAGGCGATGCGTTGCGTGCGCTCGGCGCTGAAAAACGGCATCGCCAGCGAGAGTAAACCCGATTCCACCAGCCGATGGGAGCAGGCGCGGGCGATGCCGCGGCGCCAGGCATCGCTCCGCTCAGGGAAAGCGTGATGGAGGTTGGAGAAGAGCAGGCGTCGGCGACGGCGGAGAACGAGCAGCATCGCGTCGCCCAAGGCGGCGCTGAGGGCCCGCAACAGCGGCACGGGCGAGTGCGCCGTGAGCCAGCCGAGGATCTGCAGAAGCAGTTTAAGCACGCGGGAGCCGGATTAGCATTTGATTTTCAGCGGGAAAAACCATGAAACGAGAGGCTCGCGTGGTTAAAAGCAGATTCTGCGGCGCGCGGGCTTACAATGATCGAACTGCTCATCATC harbors:
- a CDS encoding ABC transporter ATP-binding protein, whose amino-acid sequence is MPLLAVNDLRTYFHTRSGVYRAVDGVSFDIERGETLGLVGESGSGKSVTCYSLMGLIPQPPGRIESGSAIFDGIDLLRCPPRVSRSIRGKRIAMIFQDPMTSLNPYLRVADQLIEPLLIHEKTSPREALKRGIAALEAVGINDAVRRIRHYPHEFSGGMRQRVMIAMALITRPELLIADEPTTALDVTVQAEILELIKQRQRDLGMAVIFITHDLGVVSGLCDRVQVMYGGRIVETAGTRTLFSQPQHPYTRALQRSIPSLQPKGAELFTIPGLPPDVSKPLPGCPFAPRCEYATARCTAETPALLPSAPGHLHACLRVQAGELHFDAAPALS
- a CDS encoding ice-binding family protein encodes the protein MKNQPPFREICTLAASLVFLALAPSSQAQLIGAAGSYGVLGGSAVTNTGNTMITGDLGVSPGTAVTGFSALDGGPGLYSGASNLGNFASAQAHADAASAYTTLAGLSFTSDLTGLDLGGLTLTPGVYRFSSSAQLTGTLTLDAQGDANARFVFQIGSTLISASNSAVNIVNIGDACGPDNGLFWQVGSSATLGTGSAFAGNILALASITLNTGASIDFGRALALNGAVTLDNNRIDASAIDGGFCSPQLTPVPEPSTYGAMGAGLLLIVLSRRRIAGRKHAAA
- a CDS encoding glycosyltransferase family 9 protein, whose product is MLKLLLQILGWLTAHSPVPLLRALSAALGDAMLLVLRRRRRLLFSNLHHAFPERSDAWRRGIARACSHRLVESGLLSLAMPFFSAERTQRIASVSPTMRALSRRQVQTSTPTLIATLHFTGWEMQTALPLLLGADSPVFNTIFRPLDNPVLDAWVRLTRERFGVKMLSRKRGFSEALQVLRRGGLVALLFDQNAGLQGALATLFGRICSSSELPGLLVEKYHAEIVCVFPRRHGFWSYEIDAHRLDAGTGIEEPVINLNRWLENFLQADDNACASWLWLHDRWRNQDMPARRLRLEAKRDFLATDLRLRNWMQLPRKTRLWIRLPNWLGDVVMALPLLRAIRHSRPDAEITLVAKPAFADLLRDFAVADHIRPLPPRGRGYFAHFWRARREFPDCYLLFTNSFRGDLEARLTGCRQRFGLVRPGKRRPLLSHAFRVPPGFDERQHHQLELWTHFLRAFGLVGEPNTTPIRTSAPPPPGSRPIGFIAGSENNPEKRWPVTYWRDLLEALPPDRPVLLFGTANDRPITQQIAAGFESRVTDLAGRTTLAEYCAGLSECELLVTNDTGGMHLANALGVPLIALFGPTNPVRTGPVFAAPVQILQPANCPSTGGAPLAELLPTTVATAVRAQLA